One Methanolinea sp. DNA window includes the following coding sequences:
- a CDS encoding DUF2115 domain-containing protein, translated as MGRGDCGTIEDIRRSCRRISAAVTRGEAGILMAREISSFSLFDLQVIMGRVRYEIHRLPRHYRTVAAPYLLGQVVDAHHRLLSMCTAGAFSRMGEPIRDKAAFDAYFAMVPEGCLAGTPSREYLPQFHSPRHRLFYYILAGFTMFVLGEPGHPVGTPFPGGLSVTERDGKFYCPVREKHRDVPFAICNFCPAIQDG; from the coding sequence ATGGGCAGGGGAGATTGCGGGACGATCGAGGATATCCGGCGCTCGTGTCGCAGGATATCGGCGGCAGTGACCCGCGGGGAAGCGGGAATCCTCATGGCACGCGAGATATCCTCTTTCTCGCTCTTCGACCTGCAGGTGATCATGGGGAGGGTCAGGTACGAAATCCACCGACTCCCCCGTCACTACAGGACAGTCGCCGCCCCCTACCTCCTCGGCCAGGTCGTGGATGCGCACCACCGGCTCCTCTCGATGTGCACGGCCGGCGCGTTCTCCCGGATGGGGGAACCCATCAGGGACAAGGCGGCGTTCGATGCCTACTTCGCGATGGTCCCGGAAGGCTGCCTCGCGGGCACCCCCTCGCGTGAATACCTCCCCCAGTTTCACTCCCCCCGCCACCGCCTCTTTTACTATATCCTCGCGGGGTTCACGATGTTCGTCCTCGGAGAGCCGGGCCACCCCGTGGGAACACCGTTCCCGGGCGGTCTCTCGGTCACGGAACGGGACGGGAAGTTCTACTGTCCCGTCCGGGAAAAGCACAGGGACGTCCCGTTCGCCATCTGTAACTTCTGCCCGGCGATACAGGACGGGTGA
- a CDS encoding phosphate-starvation-inducible PsiE family protein — MIRRLNEFEKWVYYALLVLLSFVVLFSIIELFWEIVKGILLETVYRLDNHEILTIFGFFLLVLIGIELLDTIKAYIIRREIHVEIIVLLAIIAVARKIILVDPYGDVHISDLTLWGLGVVVICLAGAYYLIKRAGITAN, encoded by the coding sequence ATGATAAGGAGACTGAACGAATTCGAGAAGTGGGTGTACTACGCCCTCCTCGTCCTCCTCTCGTTCGTCGTCCTCTTCTCCATCATCGAGCTCTTCTGGGAGATCGTGAAGGGCATCCTCCTCGAGACCGTGTACAGGCTCGACAACCACGAGATACTCACGATATTTGGGTTCTTCCTCCTCGTTCTGATAGGCATCGAACTCCTCGACACGATCAAGGCATACATCATCAGGAGGGAGATCCACGTCGAGATAATCGTCCTGCTTGCCATCATCGCGGTCGCGCGGAAGATAATCCTCGTCGACCCATACGGGGACGTCCACATCTCCGACCTCACGCTCTGGGGCCTCGGGGTGGTCGTCATATGCCTCGCGGGAGCATACTACCTCATCAAGAGGGCAGGGATCACCGCGAATTGA
- a CDS encoding PEGA domain-containing protein, producing MVFPCMRAASLLLASVLLAVALFVPAGGAPDPAGPRPEFLRIESRPAGALVTVDGMFIGMTPVVYPLPAGVSGPLAVTVSATGHHSFSTTYTPGSSQGRGDYIFAELAPTESLGTIVVKSRPPGALTMVDGGKGQQAPWTYSDVRAGGHLVQAYLSGYRPYIGVVDVPDGGTVVVEATLAPLSEVGTIQVKSSPGGADIYVDGIYRGSTAATVGNLAAGTHFVLLRAAGYRDWTGLVEVKKGEVTSLDLALEPSPGAESGFVTVDSVPPGASVYLDGLYRGTTQPGDLLDLTGISPGNHSLKLTLDRYADYTVDVQVRPGETTRVHAVLAPRDGAGNTSVLQVTSEPSGAFVTVDGSLRGITPLSVCDLPGGPHEVRLSLPGYIDSTLTFTHAPGTVSRLDVALAPQQQRAALHGWVAPFALVLAAALAVGRRRPPRSPL from the coding sequence ATGGTCTTTCCGTGTATGCGTGCTGCATCCCTCCTCCTCGCTAGCGTCCTCCTCGCGGTGGCCCTTTTCGTCCCCGCGGGTGGGGCACCCGACCCTGCAGGTCCACGACCGGAATTCCTCCGCATCGAGTCGAGACCCGCGGGGGCGCTCGTCACCGTCGACGGCATGTTCATCGGGATGACCCCCGTGGTGTACCCTCTCCCCGCCGGGGTCTCCGGCCCCCTCGCAGTCACGGTCTCCGCGACCGGGCACCATTCCTTCTCGACGACGTACACGCCGGGATCGTCGCAGGGCAGGGGAGATTACATCTTCGCGGAACTCGCCCCGACGGAATCTCTTGGGACCATCGTGGTGAAGTCCCGCCCGCCCGGTGCCCTCACCATGGTCGACGGCGGGAAGGGACAGCAGGCACCGTGGACGTACAGCGACGTGAGGGCAGGGGGCCACCTCGTGCAGGCGTACCTCTCCGGCTACCGCCCCTACATAGGGGTCGTCGACGTTCCCGACGGGGGGACCGTCGTCGTCGAGGCGACGCTCGCGCCCCTCTCTGAGGTGGGCACCATACAGGTGAAGAGCTCTCCCGGAGGCGCGGACATCTACGTGGACGGTATCTACCGCGGGTCGACGGCCGCCACGGTCGGGAACCTCGCGGCAGGGACGCACTTCGTCCTCCTGAGGGCGGCAGGCTACCGCGACTGGACAGGCCTCGTCGAGGTGAAAAAAGGGGAGGTTACCTCCCTCGACCTCGCACTCGAGCCTTCCCCGGGTGCGGAGAGCGGTTTTGTCACCGTCGACTCGGTTCCCCCCGGGGCATCCGTGTACCTCGACGGCCTGTACCGGGGCACGACGCAGCCCGGTGATCTCCTCGATCTGACGGGAATATCGCCGGGGAATCACTCGCTGAAACTCACGCTCGACAGGTACGCGGATTACACCGTGGATGTACAGGTGAGGCCCGGTGAGACGACAAGGGTACACGCAGTGCTCGCGCCCCGGGACGGCGCGGGGAATACGAGTGTCCTGCAGGTCACCTCCGAGCCCTCGGGTGCGTTCGTGACGGTCGACGGGTCACTTCGAGGGATCACTCCCCTCTCCGTCTGTGACCTCCCGGGTGGTCCGCACGAGGTGCGCCTCTCGCTCCCCGGGTACATTGACAGCACGCTCACTTTCACCCATGCACCGGGGACGGTCTCCCGCCTCGATGTCGCACTCGCACCGCAACAGCAGCGGGCGGCGCTGCACGGGTGGGTTGCTCCATTCGCCCTCGTTCTCGCGGCTGCGCTGGCGGTGGGGAGGAGACGCCCTCCCCGGTCTCCCCTCTGA
- a CDS encoding molybdenum cofactor biosynthesis protein MoaE: MIRITREDFDPGEIIAMAREKDAGAIVSFLGTVRDDGIDEMEVEAYEEVAERDLAEIAAEARERFGILGAHIIHRTGHLRVGENIVMVVTAAPHRREAFRACEYIIDRIKERVPIWKKEHTPAGSRWVQGEHHG, from the coding sequence ATGATAAGGATCACGCGGGAGGATTTCGACCCTGGGGAAATCATCGCCATGGCACGCGAAAAAGACGCCGGGGCAATCGTCTCGTTCCTCGGGACGGTGAGGGACGACGGGATTGACGAAATGGAGGTCGAGGCATACGAGGAGGTCGCCGAGAGGGATCTTGCGGAGATTGCCGCCGAGGCGAGGGAGAGGTTCGGGATCCTCGGAGCCCACATCATTCACAGGACCGGGCACCTGCGGGTAGGTGAGAATATCGTCATGGTCGTCACGGCTGCGCCGCACAGGAGGGAGGCGTTCCGCGCGTGCGAGTACATCATCGACCGCATCAAGGAGAGAGTGCCCATCTGGAAGAAGGAGCACACGCCGGCGGGGTCGCGGTGGGTGCAGGGCGAGCACCACGGCTGA
- a CDS encoding MoaD/ThiS family protein yields MTGTVRVRAFARFREVLGDRLEIPLPAGSTVRHVVNEVVRANPAASALLLDSDGHLKKSVIVMVNRERVGGPDREDHPVNPGDEVALYPPVAGG; encoded by the coding sequence GTGACGGGAACAGTGCGCGTGCGGGCATTCGCCCGGTTCCGGGAGGTCCTCGGGGACAGGCTCGAGATCCCGCTCCCGGCAGGATCGACGGTCCGCCACGTGGTGAACGAGGTTGTCCGGGCGAACCCGGCGGCGTCGGCGCTCCTCCTCGACAGCGACGGGCACCTCAAGAAATCCGTCATCGTGATGGTGAACCGAGAGCGGGTCGGGGGTCCGGACAGGGAAGACCACCCGGTGAATCCGGGGGACGAGGTCGCGCTCTACCCGCCCGTGGCCGGGGGATAG
- a CDS encoding tetratricopeptide repeat protein — protein sequence MAVPDEEATIGTGMRAAWASCRGRYTEAIRIFSGLGAGEVPTAGYHAAWAFTLTREGYFSRALEHCEEALSIDPRCVDAWFVKGLSLSYLARYGEAVECLERVVEAEPGHAEAWYIRGNCLYSQGDYPGAVLSYDRVLEIDPLYPKALYNRGVALADMGDYEAALDSYDRCIAVNPDVGIVHTNRGVALAALGRYQEAVEAFDRALSLNPNDISALNNKGICLSKLGRDGEAMEVMDRARKLSRLPHLQRGVL from the coding sequence ATGGCGGTGCCAGACGAGGAGGCGACGATCGGGACGGGAATGAGAGCAGCGTGGGCATCGTGCCGCGGGCGTTACACAGAGGCCATCCGGATCTTCTCGGGCCTCGGTGCCGGGGAAGTCCCCACGGCAGGGTACCACGCGGCGTGGGCGTTCACGCTCACGAGGGAAGGGTACTTCTCGCGCGCCCTCGAACACTGCGAGGAGGCCCTCTCGATCGATCCCCGGTGCGTGGACGCGTGGTTCGTGAAGGGACTCTCGCTCTCGTACCTCGCCCGCTACGGCGAGGCGGTCGAGTGCCTCGAGAGGGTGGTCGAGGCCGAACCGGGGCATGCCGAGGCGTGGTACATAAGGGGGAACTGCCTCTACTCGCAGGGCGATTACCCGGGGGCGGTCCTCTCGTACGACAGGGTCCTCGAGATCGACCCGCTGTACCCAAAGGCACTGTACAACAGGGGAGTCGCGCTCGCCGACATGGGTGACTACGAGGCCGCGCTCGACTCGTACGACAGGTGCATCGCGGTCAACCCGGACGTGGGGATCGTCCACACGAACCGCGGCGTCGCCCTCGCGGCGCTCGGGAGGTACCAAGAGGCCGTCGAGGCGTTCGACAGGGCCCTCTCCCTCAACCCCAACGACATCAGTGCCCTCAACAACAAGGGGATATGCCTCTCCAAGCTGGGGAGGGACGGGGAAGCCATGGAGGTGATGGACAGGGCAAGGAAACTCTCCCGCCTCCCCCACCTCCAGAGGGGTGTCCTCTAG
- a CDS encoding nitrogenase component 1 — MEEPPRLPPAIPRTTCALFGALKVASTLRRTAVLVHGPRGCVYHVNYILGMRGDRHNPVYCTCMDEHDVVFGAEEKLKDAIRALDRAGNHDVIVVLSCCASGIIGEDLEAACRGAGARALVVPVEVNGFSGDFSTGYAATLAALIARTADGTVEKVGRSVNLVGMLRGGPDLSETKRLLAGTGIHVNAVLPAGATRDDLGNVCRAELNVVMCETSGLRAAQFMEEAFGIPWISATFPIGDELSRAFVRDVAGALGIPAKTADSTGCTPPRPVSAGERGPRVAICAGPTRAVALSLFLRARGIHPQVLVLDFPTPLLPRIRDAAGDSCEILVAQPWERIEEALASRGVDVIVGGLMEQSLARKIGARLVDVMHGSMKTVGREGGENILSRILSGPGRSPSPPGT, encoded by the coding sequence GTGGAAGAACCTCCCCGCCTCCCCCCCGCGATACCGAGGACGACCTGCGCGCTTTTCGGGGCATTGAAGGTCGCATCGACCCTCAGGAGGACCGCGGTCCTCGTCCACGGGCCGAGGGGCTGCGTCTACCACGTCAACTACATCCTCGGGATGAGGGGTGACCGGCACAACCCCGTGTACTGCACCTGCATGGACGAGCACGACGTGGTGTTCGGGGCCGAGGAGAAGCTGAAGGACGCGATCCGCGCACTCGACCGTGCCGGGAACCACGACGTGATCGTGGTCCTCTCGTGCTGCGCGTCGGGAATCATCGGCGAGGACCTCGAGGCTGCGTGCAGGGGTGCGGGTGCACGGGCACTCGTCGTCCCCGTGGAGGTGAACGGCTTTTCGGGGGATTTCTCGACGGGTTACGCGGCGACGCTCGCCGCGCTCATCGCGCGGACGGCGGACGGGACCGTGGAAAAGGTAGGGCGGTCTGTCAACCTCGTGGGGATGCTGCGCGGTGGGCCGGACCTGTCCGAGACAAAGAGGCTCCTTGCGGGCACCGGAATCCACGTGAACGCCGTGCTCCCCGCGGGTGCAACGCGGGACGACTTGGGAAACGTGTGCAGGGCCGAGCTGAACGTCGTCATGTGCGAGACTTCCGGGCTCCGTGCCGCCCAGTTCATGGAGGAGGCGTTCGGGATACCGTGGATCAGCGCCACGTTTCCCATCGGGGACGAGCTCTCGCGGGCTTTCGTGAGGGATGTCGCGGGGGCCCTCGGTATCCCGGCCAAAACGGCCGACAGCACGGGATGCACCCCGCCGCGGCCGGTCTCCGCGGGGGAGAGGGGGCCCCGCGTCGCCATCTGCGCGGGCCCGACGCGGGCCGTGGCGCTCTCCCTCTTCCTGCGCGCGCGGGGAATACACCCGCAAGTCCTCGTTCTCGACTTCCCCACCCCTCTCCTCCCGCGGATAAGGGATGCCGCCGGGGATTCCTGCGAGATCCTCGTCGCCCAGCCGTGGGAGAGGATCGAGGAGGCACTTGCCTCCCGCGGGGTGGACGTGATCGTGGGGGGACTCATGGAGCAGTCTCTTGCCCGGAAGATTGGCGCGAGGCTCGTTGACGTGATGCATGGGAGCATGAAGACCGTCGGCAGGGAAGGGGGAGAAAACATCCTCTCGCGGATTCTGTCGGGCCCGGGCCGATCTCCTTCCCCGCCGGGAACCTAG
- a CDS encoding tetratricopeptide repeat protein produces MEAKDWIERAKRAKDLGKLEDAANAFRRALAIDPHDSAVMEELGDIYYELGRHSEALEMYDTALAENRRNPLVLYKKGYTLRKIHRCEEAIRCYDEALSIDPDFLYALNDKGYCLNELGRFAEAITYFDRSLSISPRNIRVLASKGIALRELGRLEESLECFDQALALNAVNAFVYYQKSLTLRAMGRLREAEECIARINFPSHGKGAHE; encoded by the coding sequence ATGGAAGCGAAGGATTGGATCGAGAGGGCAAAGAGGGCAAAGGACCTCGGGAAGCTCGAGGACGCCGCGAACGCGTTCAGGCGGGCCCTCGCCATCGACCCCCACGACAGCGCGGTGATGGAGGAGCTAGGGGACATATACTATGAACTGGGGAGGCACTCCGAGGCTCTCGAGATGTACGATACTGCGCTAGCCGAGAACCGCCGCAACCCCCTCGTCCTCTACAAGAAGGGCTACACGCTACGGAAGATCCACAGGTGCGAGGAGGCAATCCGTTGTTACGACGAGGCACTCTCCATCGACCCCGATTTCCTCTACGCCCTCAACGACAAGGGGTACTGCCTCAACGAACTGGGGAGGTTTGCGGAAGCCATTACCTACTTCGATCGGTCGCTCTCCATCAGTCCCCGCAACATCCGCGTCCTCGCGAGCAAGGGGATCGCCCTCCGCGAACTCGGGAGGCTGGAAGAGTCCCTCGAGTGCTTCGACCAGGCGCTCGCGCTGAACGCCGTCAATGCCTTCGTGTACTACCAGAAATCCCTCACCCTCCGCGCGATGGGGAGGCTGAGAGAGGCAGAGGAGTGCATCGCGCGGATCAATTTCCCCTCGCACGGGAAGGGTGCACACGAGTAG